Proteins encoded within one genomic window of Deltaproteobacteria bacterium HGW-Deltaproteobacteria-2:
- a CDS encoding cytidylate kinase, translating to MGKKSIVTIDGPAGAGKSTISKILAQNLDYIYLDTGALYRALAYKALKKKISLEDIPALADLCSSTAVVLKNIDGRMKVYVDGEDVEEKIRTEEVSMAASKISTFAVVREKLLNLQREAGANGGIIAEGRDMGSVVFPHADYKFYLDAQLEERIRRRYKELLDKGVSVEYQSVQKDMLARDKQDKQRKIAPLKVPEGAVIIDSDNLSVRGVVERIISYISIK from the coding sequence ATGGGAAAAAAGTCTATTGTAACTATCGATGGGCCGGCAGGTGCCGGTAAAAGCACAATAAGCAAAATTCTGGCGCAGAATCTGGATTATATTTATCTTGATACAGGAGCCCTCTATCGCGCTCTTGCATATAAAGCGCTAAAGAAAAAAATATCTTTAGAAGATATTCCCGCCTTGGCTGATCTGTGTTCCAGTACTGCCGTAGTCCTCAAAAATATAGACGGTCGAATGAAAGTGTATGTGGATGGAGAAGATGTCGAGGAAAAAATCCGTACAGAAGAAGTAAGTATGGCTGCTTCTAAAATATCAACGTTTGCCGTGGTCCGTGAAAAATTACTTAATCTGCAAAGAGAAGCTGGCGCTAACGGCGGTATTATTGCCGAAGGAAGAGACATGGGTTCAGTGGTTTTTCCACATGCGGATTATAAGTTTTATCTTGATGCGCAGTTAGAGGAAAGAATAAGGAGGCGCTACAAAGAACTTCTGGACAAAGGTGTCTCAGTTGAATATCAATCAGTTCAAAAAGACATGCTGGCAAGGGATAAACAGGATAAACAGCGTAAGATAGCGCCTTTAAAAGTTCCGGAAGGAGCGGTAATAATTGATTCGGATAATCTCTCTGTTAGGGGTGTGGTAGAAAGAATTATTTCTTATATTTCGATTAAATAA
- the lepA gene encoding elongation factor 4 — MENIRNFSIIAHIDHGKSTLADRLIQFTGVCNERNFQDQILDNMDIERERGITIKSNAISLPYRAHDGKDYILNLIDTPGHVDFSYEVSRSLASCEGVLLLIDAAQGVQAQTLANLYLALDHNLEIIPIINKIDLPSADVERVLEEIDSELGLDPFTHIKCSAKEGIGIEEILEAIVTRIPPPTGDSANPLAALIFDAKYDSFRGTIIHCRVFEGTVKSGDIIKFMYNGTTYKVEEVGHFLLTRTKREKLSAGEVGYIIAGVKTVADVRTGDTITLQDRPCSKPLPGFKEVKPVVFASIYPIASDDYQDLADSLEKYKLNDASFIFEKDSSAALGQGFRCGFLGLLHLDIVQERLEREYDLSIILSVPSVRYRFTLKDKKTVYVDNPAHYPDPSEIDKGEEPYIRAAMMLPERYLGAVMKLCMEKRGTNSNMNYTSPGRVELSYEMPLAEVIYDFYDRFKSVTQGYGSFDYDIIDFRESNLVLMDILVNGEKVDALSQIVHRERARARALLACDRLKEEIPRQMFKIAIQGAIGAEIIARSTISAFRKDVIAKCYGGDISRKRKLLEKQKAGKKRMKMIGNVSIPQSAFLAVLKSDTD, encoded by the coding sequence ATGGAAAACATCAGAAACTTCAGTATCATCGCGCATATTGATCACGGCAAATCAACGCTGGCCGACCGTTTGATACAATTTACCGGTGTCTGCAATGAAAGAAACTTTCAGGACCAGATTCTGGATAATATGGATATTGAACGGGAGCGCGGCATTACGATCAAAAGTAACGCCATATCCCTGCCCTATCGCGCCCATGACGGAAAAGATTATATCCTGAACCTGATTGACACCCCGGGCCATGTTGATTTTTCCTATGAAGTTTCCCGGTCTCTCGCCTCCTGCGAGGGCGTCTTGCTCTTGATTGACGCGGCGCAGGGAGTGCAGGCGCAAACTCTGGCTAATCTTTATCTGGCGCTGGATCACAATCTGGAGATTATCCCCATCATCAACAAAATAGATCTCCCCTCCGCCGACGTTGAACGGGTGTTGGAGGAAATTGATTCGGAACTGGGGCTTGATCCTTTTACCCATATCAAATGTTCGGCCAAGGAAGGGATCGGCATAGAAGAAATTCTGGAAGCCATTGTCACGCGTATTCCACCACCCACGGGCGACTCTGCCAATCCTCTGGCCGCTTTGATTTTTGACGCCAAGTATGACTCATTTCGCGGCACAATTATTCATTGCCGCGTTTTTGAAGGAACGGTTAAAAGCGGCGATATCATAAAATTCATGTACAACGGCACAACTTATAAGGTGGAAGAGGTCGGCCACTTTCTGCTCACCCGCACTAAACGGGAAAAGCTCTCTGCCGGTGAAGTCGGTTACATAATCGCCGGCGTGAAAACCGTGGCGGATGTGCGCACAGGCGATACAATAACTTTACAGGACAGGCCTTGCAGTAAGCCGCTGCCCGGCTTTAAGGAAGTCAAGCCGGTTGTTTTTGCTTCTATCTATCCTATTGCTTCCGATGATTATCAGGATTTGGCCGATTCTCTGGAAAAATATAAACTCAACGACGCTTCTTTTATCTTTGAAAAGGATTCTTCCGCCGCTCTCGGTCAAGGTTTTCGTTGCGGCTTTTTAGGCCTTCTTCATCTGGATATTGTGCAGGAACGTCTGGAGCGAGAATACGATCTTTCTATCATTCTTTCCGTGCCCAGCGTGCGTTATCGCTTCACACTCAAAGATAAAAAAACAGTCTATGTGGACAATCCGGCGCATTATCCTGATCCTTCGGAAATTGACAAAGGGGAAGAACCTTACATCCGGGCCGCAATGATGCTTCCGGAGCGTTATCTGGGAGCGGTAATGAAGCTTTGCATGGAAAAACGCGGCACCAATTCCAACATGAACTACACCAGCCCCGGACGTGTAGAGTTATCTTATGAAATGCCGCTGGCCGAAGTCATCTATGATTTTTATGATCGTTTCAAATCCGTTACACAGGGTTATGGTTCATTCGATTACGACATCATTGATTTTCGCGAAAGCAATCTGGTTTTAATGGATATTCTGGTTAATGGCGAAAAGGTTGATGCTCTCTCGCAGATTGTCCATCGCGAGCGGGCACGTGCGCGAGCCCTTCTAGCTTGTGATCGACTTAAAGAAGAGATACCGCGCCAGATGTTTAAAATTGCCATTCAGGGCGCCATCGGTGCGGAAATTATCGCCCGCAGCACCATCAGCGCTTTCCGCAAAGACGTCATTGCAAAATGTTACGGTGGTGATATTTCCCGCAAAAGAAAACTGCTGGAAAAACAAAAAGCAGGGAAAAAACGTATGAAGATGATTGGCAACGTGAGCATTCCGCAGAGTGCGTTTCTGGCGGTCCTTAAATCCGACACCGATTAG
- a CDS encoding anaerobic ribonucleoside-triphosphate reductase activating protein — MKIGGLQKVSLIDYPGLICGIVFLQGCNFKCQYCHNPELVDSKLFKPGIRENEVLEFLNTRKGKLDAISITGGEPTIQEDLPSFIKQIKKMGFAVKLDTNGSQPQVIKNLLAEKLLDFIAMDIKAPLEKYKNIVNTQVNTESIKESIDLILKAKIPHEFRTTILESQLEENDILQIGKMIAGANHYVLQKFVPTKTLDKKFLKEKSFSDEKLQKIKSHLEHQIPTITIR, encoded by the coding sequence ATGAAAATAGGCGGTTTGCAAAAAGTATCACTTATTGATTATCCGGGGTTGATTTGCGGTATAGTCTTTTTACAGGGGTGTAATTTCAAGTGCCAATATTGTCATAATCCGGAATTAGTTGATTCTAAGTTGTTCAAACCCGGCATAAGAGAAAATGAAGTTCTGGAATTTCTGAATACGCGAAAGGGAAAACTGGATGCCATATCCATTACCGGCGGTGAGCCCACCATCCAGGAAGATCTGCCGTCTTTTATTAAACAAATCAAAAAAATGGGATTTGCCGTAAAACTGGACACCAACGGATCACAGCCACAGGTTATCAAGAATCTTCTTGCCGAGAAACTGCTCGATTTTATTGCCATGGATATCAAAGCGCCCCTGGAAAAATACAAGAATATCGTCAATACGCAGGTTAATACCGAATCGATCAAAGAAAGCATTGACCTTATTTTAAAAGCAAAAATTCCGCACGAATTCCGTACAACCATCTTAGAATCACAACTTGAGGAAAATGATATTCTGCAAATCGGGAAAATGATTGCCGGCGCCAATCATTATGTTTTACAAAAATTTGTACCTACAAAAACTTTGGACAAAAAGTTCCTTAAAGAAAAATCTTTTTCAGACGAAAAATTACAAAAAATTAAAAGTCATCTTGAGCATCAAATTCCCACGATCACGATAAGATAA
- a CDS encoding adenylate kinase (essential enzyme that recycles AMP in active cells; converts ATP and AMP to two molecules of ADP), translated as MNILIFGPNGSGKGTQGAIVQKKYGVPHIETGVIFRQNISKKTPLGEKAKAFIDRGELVPDDITIPMILDRLKEDDCKKGWLLDGFPRNLAQAEALWAALEKEKIKLDYVIEIDLDRQIAKKRIMGRRLCKTDNNHPNNIHIDAIKPAEKDGKFVCRVCGCEDMSARADDQDAAAIDKRHGIYYDTKTGTLAAVNYFKQRTKIISVDGSVPVKEVTDDILKKLV; from the coding sequence GTGAACATTTTAATTTTTGGCCCTAACGGTAGTGGCAAAGGAACACAAGGCGCAATAGTACAAAAGAAATATGGCGTGCCCCATATTGAAACAGGTGTTATTTTCCGGCAAAATATTTCCAAAAAAACCCCTTTGGGAGAAAAGGCAAAAGCATTTATCGATCGTGGAGAACTTGTACCTGACGATATTACCATTCCCATGATTCTTGACCGCCTGAAGGAAGATGATTGCAAAAAAGGCTGGCTGTTGGATGGATTTCCCCGTAACCTGGCTCAGGCTGAAGCCCTTTGGGCAGCACTGGAAAAAGAAAAGATCAAGCTGGATTACGTCATTGAAATCGATCTGGATCGTCAAATAGCCAAGAAACGCATTATGGGACGCAGACTTTGTAAAACAGACAACAACCATCCCAACAACATTCACATTGACGCAATTAAACCTGCGGAAAAGGATGGCAAATTTGTCTGCCGTGTTTGCGGATGCGAGGATATGTCTGCGCGCGCTGACGACCAGGATGCTGCGGCGATCGATAAACGTCATGGCATTTACTATGATACAAAGACAGGTACTTTGGCCGCTGTTAACTATTTCAAACAAAGAACAAAGATAATTTCTGTTGACGGCAGCGTTCCCGTAAAAGAAGTAACGGACGACATTTTAAAGAAACTTGTTTAA
- the sppA gene encoding signal peptide peptidase SppA codes for MRKHPVMFGMLILLILGVSFYFFFYKAGLYSGKNKSFSLKDKIGVVHVDGVITDSIPITEQLDEFGNDDSIVAVVLRVDSPGGGVAASQEIYDAVIELKKKKKVVASMGSVAASGGLLVACSADKIVANPGTITGSISAIMQFANFEGLLKKVGVKSSVVKSGQYKDIGSPLREMTPEEKVIVQDLVDDIYNQFIDVIVKERKLTREKVIEIADGRVFSGRRAKELGLVDYLGDMTFAAKLAGKMAGRTGEYELVYPGKKRFSVFDYFLENAASKISSSFKEKMESTSGLNYIYYPGR; via the coding sequence ATGAGAAAACATCCCGTAATGTTTGGAATGCTCATACTTCTTATTCTGGGTGTCTCGTTTTACTTTTTTTTCTATAAAGCCGGTTTATATTCAGGCAAAAATAAAAGTTTTTCTTTAAAAGATAAAATAGGCGTTGTTCATGTCGACGGTGTAATTACGGATTCCATACCCATAACAGAGCAATTGGATGAGTTTGGCAATGATGATTCCATCGTTGCCGTAGTTTTAAGGGTGGATTCTCCCGGCGGCGGTGTAGCTGCCTCTCAGGAAATTTACGATGCTGTAATTGAACTCAAGAAAAAGAAAAAAGTTGTTGCCTCCATGGGTTCAGTTGCCGCTTCCGGCGGATTGCTTGTGGCTTGCTCCGCGGATAAAATTGTAGCCAACCCCGGCACAATTACGGGAAGTATTTCAGCAATTATGCAGTTTGCTAATTTCGAAGGACTGCTTAAAAAAGTTGGAGTAAAATCTTCAGTAGTAAAAAGCGGCCAGTATAAGGATATCGGTTCTCCGTTGAGAGAGATGACTCCTGAGGAAAAAGTGATTGTTCAGGATCTGGTTGATGATATTTACAATCAGTTTATTGATGTAATTGTAAAGGAGAGGAAACTTACCAGGGAGAAGGTTATCGAAATTGCCGATGGCCGTGTATTTTCCGGCCGCAGGGCGAAAGAACTGGGATTGGTAGATTATCTTGGCGACATGACATTTGCGGCTAAACTGGCAGGTAAGATGGCGGGAAGAACAGGCGAGTATGAATTGGTTTATCCCGGTAAAAAACGTTTCTCCGTGTTTGATTATTTTCTGGAAAATGCGGCAAGTAAAATAAGCAGTTCTTTTAAAGAGAAGATGGAAAGTACGAGCGGTTTAAACTATATATATTATCCGGGAAGATAA
- a CDS encoding integration host factor subunit beta, with product MTKNDLIKKLQEELKSYSLQDVTCIVNIIFDSMTDAIKRGERIELRGFGSFEVRERKPRMGRNPKSGAEVKLEERKVPFFKTGKELRIMVNNKK from the coding sequence ATGACGAAAAACGATTTAATTAAAAAATTACAGGAAGAGTTGAAATCCTATTCCCTTCAGGATGTAACTTGTATAGTAAACATAATATTCGATTCTATGACGGATGCAATAAAACGCGGAGAACGTATTGAGTTAAGAGGTTTTGGCAGTTTTGAAGTTAGAGAACGAAAACCGCGTATGGGCCGAAATCCGAAATCCGGTGCTGAAGTAAAATTAGAAGAAAGAAAAGTGCCTTTTTTTAAGACCGGCAAAGAATTGCGAATAATGGTAAATAACAAAAAATGA
- a CDS encoding ferredoxin:thioredoxin reductase, with protein sequence MSPSELYDMLKKAQEPKGFFFNKDKDWALSILGDLLINKDRYGYMACPCRLASGTREKDVDIICPCQYRPEDIKEYGSCYCNLYVSPEWNEGEIAHQYVPERRPSEKNSF encoded by the coding sequence ATGTCTCCCTCTGAACTATACGATATGTTAAAAAAGGCCCAGGAACCCAAAGGCTTTTTCTTTAACAAAGACAAAGATTGGGCTCTAAGCATCTTAGGTGATCTTTTGATCAATAAAGACCGCTACGGTTATATGGCCTGCCCCTGCCGTCTGGCATCCGGAACGCGCGAAAAGGATGTCGATATCATCTGCCCCTGTCAATACCGGCCGGAAGATATCAAGGAATATGGCAGTTGTTACTGTAACTTATACGTTTCTCCCGAATGGAATGAAGGGGAAATTGCACATCAATACGTTCCCGAAAGAAGACCGTCAGAAAAAAATAGTTTTTAA
- a CDS encoding coproporphyrinogen III oxidase translates to MRSEQAGLYIHIPFCLSKCGYCSFYSIKSVKLIPEYIAALKKEIKYYRNVFSSFDTIYIGGGTPSLLTPKQFIEIFTSINKYFNIDINAEITLETNPGDISFNYLNKMKNLGINRLNIGVQSFDDKVLQLLGRRHSAKEAISAIEAAREAGFDNLGIDLIYGIHGVSIKSWENTLQKAVSFKPEHISCYQLSLDDRTPLYNKYSSEGWKLPDENTELKLFLTTAEELNNAGYIHYEVSNFARLDKFKSRHNQKYWQHVPYLGLGPAAHSFLNNNRWWNKAAVKTYLKKISQDKMPVENTETLSAEQLQLETLFLGLRTKAGIDLKRYKVKYGVDLLKDKKTIIDALIKNKLVELNDGFLRPTRKGMAVADSLALI, encoded by the coding sequence ATGAGAAGTGAACAGGCCGGGCTTTATATTCACATTCCTTTTTGCCTCAGCAAATGCGGCTATTGCAGTTTTTACTCAATCAAATCAGTCAAGCTTATTCCTGAATATATTGCGGCGTTAAAAAAAGAAATAAAGTATTATCGAAACGTCTTCTCCTCATTTGACACCATCTACATCGGCGGCGGCACCCCTTCCCTGTTGACGCCAAAACAATTTATTGAAATATTTACATCAATAAATAAATATTTCAATATTGATATTAATGCCGAGATAACTTTAGAAACTAATCCTGGAGATATTTCTTTTAACTATTTAAATAAAATGAAGAATCTTGGAATCAATCGTCTGAATATCGGTGTTCAATCATTTGATGATAAAGTTTTACAACTACTGGGACGCAGGCATTCAGCCAAAGAAGCAATTTCCGCCATAGAAGCGGCCAGAGAAGCCGGATTTGATAATCTGGGAATAGATTTGATTTATGGAATACATGGCGTAAGTATTAAATCATGGGAAAATACTTTGCAAAAAGCCGTTTCTTTCAAGCCGGAACACATTTCCTGTTACCAGCTTTCACTCGACGATAGGACACCCCTCTATAATAAATATTCTTCAGAGGGATGGAAATTGCCCGATGAAAATACGGAACTCAAATTATTTTTAACCACCGCTGAAGAACTGAATAATGCCGGTTACATTCACTACGAAGTTTCCAACTTTGCACGCCTTGATAAATTTAAATCCCGGCACAACCAGAAATACTGGCAACACGTTCCTTATTTAGGACTTGGCCCTGCCGCACATTCTTTTTTGAATAATAACCGCTGGTGGAATAAAGCCGCCGTTAAAACGTATTTAAAAAAGATTTCTCAAGACAAAATGCCGGTGGAAAATACGGAAACACTTTCCGCAGAACAACTGCAACTGGAAACTTTATTTCTTGGCTTGCGAACCAAAGCCGGAATCGATTTAAAACGCTACAAAGTCAAATACGGCGTTGACTTGCTTAAAGATAAGAAAACAATTATTGATGCGTTAATCAAGAATAAACTTGTAGAATTAAATGATGGCTTTTTGCGTCCGACTCGTAAAGGAATGGCCGTGGCTGACAGCCTAGCGCTGATCTGA
- a CDS encoding zinc ribbon domain-containing protein, whose product MPIYEFKCKKCKNIFESIIFSSADEKDLSCPKCGTKKAEKIMSVSAKRKSKGSSGSTGSSCSATSCPPGCSCH is encoded by the coding sequence ATGCCTATTTACGAATTTAAATGCAAAAAATGTAAAAATATATTCGAAAGCATAATTTTCTCGTCGGCTGATGAAAAAGACCTTTCCTGTCCGAAATGCGGCACAAAAAAAGCCGAAAAAATAATGTCCGTATCCGCTAAAAGAAAGTCTAAGGGTTCATCAGGTTCAACTGGATCATCGTGCTCAGCCACCTCCTGTCCGCCCGGATGCTCCTGCCACTAA
- a CDS encoding ribonucleoside triphosphate reductase (Catalyzes the reduction of nucleoside 5'-triphosphates to 2'-deoxynucleoside 5'-triphosphates) produces the protein MNIKIRKRDGRLVKFNAEKITNAIAKAGAATGEFDVKEARKLTIKVLNLAEKLFDGKILSVEEIQDVVEEVLLQTPYRKTAKSYIIYRDQHSRLRDIANRMEVDLVDQYLKKLDWKINENSNMDYSLQGLNNYISSEVSKVYWLNEIYSPEIHKAHTEGDFHIHDLSLLSVYCVGWDLYDLLLQGFQGVSGKVESKPANHLRSALGQVVNFFYTLQGEAAGAQAFSNFDTLLAPFIRYDNLTIKEIKQALQEFIFNINVPTRVGFQTPFTNVTLDVTVPKYYADQNVIIGGKPQKETYKEFQKEMNLFNKAFLQVMAEGDAKGRVFTFPIPTYNITKDFNWDDPNLQDLWEMTAKYGVPYFSNFINSDMNPEDARSMCCRLRIDNRELEMRGGGLFGSNPLTGSIGVITMNMPRIAYVAKSKKDFLQRLEWFMDLAKESLETKRKVLEKFTDSNLYPYTKYYLRGVKERFNEYWKNHFSTIGLVGMNEACLNLLGVNIASDKGQEFTKQVLDFMRKKLIDFQKETGNNYNLESTPAEGTSYRLARIDRKKYPDIITASDNKSKNAEPFYTNSTQLPVDYTDDVFEALDLQDGIQVKYTGGTVFHTFAGERIDDPQSVKRLVHKICSNYHLPYITFTPTFSVCPSHGYIKGEQEKCPTCADYCEVYSRVVGYLRPVKQWNKGKQEEFDSRQVFQFK, from the coding sequence ATGAACATTAAAATTAGGAAAAGAGATGGCCGTTTAGTTAAATTTAACGCCGAAAAAATCACCAATGCTATTGCCAAAGCGGGTGCAGCTACCGGTGAGTTTGATGTAAAAGAAGCGCGTAAATTGACTATCAAGGTTTTAAATCTTGCCGAAAAACTTTTTGACGGCAAAATTTTATCCGTGGAAGAAATTCAGGATGTTGTGGAAGAAGTTCTTTTGCAGACTCCTTATCGGAAAACAGCCAAATCTTACATAATATATCGTGATCAGCATTCCCGTTTAAGGGATATTGCCAATAGAATGGAAGTTGATCTTGTTGATCAGTATTTAAAGAAACTTGATTGGAAAATCAATGAAAACAGCAATATGGATTATTCGTTACAGGGCTTGAATAATTACATATCGTCGGAAGTGAGCAAAGTTTACTGGCTCAATGAAATCTATTCACCGGAGATTCATAAAGCGCATACGGAAGGTGATTTCCATATTCACGATTTAAGTTTGCTTTCGGTTTATTGCGTGGGCTGGGATTTGTATGATTTACTCCTCCAAGGCTTTCAGGGAGTTTCCGGCAAGGTGGAGAGCAAGCCCGCCAATCATTTGCGCAGTGCCCTGGGTCAGGTTGTTAATTTCTTCTATACCTTGCAGGGAGAAGCGGCAGGAGCGCAGGCTTTTTCTAATTTTGACACCTTGCTTGCCCCGTTTATCCGTTACGATAATTTGACTATTAAAGAAATAAAGCAGGCACTGCAGGAATTCATTTTCAATATTAATGTGCCGACCAGAGTTGGATTTCAAACGCCTTTCACCAACGTAACGTTGGATGTGACCGTACCGAAATATTATGCTGACCAGAATGTCATCATTGGCGGCAAGCCGCAAAAAGAGACTTATAAGGAATTTCAAAAAGAAATGAATCTCTTTAATAAGGCTTTCCTGCAGGTAATGGCGGAAGGCGACGCCAAGGGCAGGGTTTTTACATTTCCTATTCCCACATACAACATTACTAAAGATTTTAACTGGGATGATCCCAACTTGCAGGATTTGTGGGAGATGACGGCAAAGTATGGCGTTCCTTATTTTTCCAACTTCATCAATTCCGACATGAACCCGGAAGATGCCCGCAGCATGTGCTGCCGCTTGCGTATTGATAATCGTGAACTGGAAATGAGAGGAGGCGGATTATTCGGCTCTAACCCGCTGACCGGTTCCATAGGTGTTATAACTATGAATATGCCGCGCATTGCATATGTGGCCAAGTCCAAGAAAGATTTCCTGCAGAGATTAGAGTGGTTTATGGACTTGGCTAAAGAAAGTCTGGAGACAAAAAGAAAAGTTTTGGAAAAATTTACGGACAGCAATCTTTATCCATATACCAAGTATTATTTGCGGGGCGTTAAAGAACGATTCAATGAATACTGGAAGAATCATTTTTCCACAATCGGCCTGGTCGGGATGAACGAAGCCTGTTTGAACTTGCTGGGTGTTAATATTGCTTCAGATAAGGGTCAGGAATTCACAAAACAGGTTCTTGATTTTATGAGAAAAAAGCTCATCGATTTTCAGAAAGAAACAGGCAATAATTATAATCTGGAATCCACGCCGGCGGAAGGGACGTCATATCGTCTGGCCAGAATCGACAGGAAAAAGTACCCCGATATTATTACTGCCAGTGATAATAAATCGAAGAACGCGGAACCGTTCTACACGAATTCCACTCAGCTGCCGGTAGATTATACGGATGATGTATTTGAAGCGCTGGATTTGCAGGATGGAATTCAGGTAAAATACACAGGCGGCACGGTATTCCATACCTTTGCCGGTGAGAGAATTGACGATCCCCAGTCAGTAAAGAGACTGGTTCATAAGATTTGTTCCAATTATCATTTGCCCTACATTACTTTTACTCCTACTTTCAGCGTTTGTCCGTCACACGGATATATAAAAGGTGAACAGGAAAAATGTCCGACCTGCGCCGATTATTGTGAAGTCTATTCCCGTGTGGTTGGTTACTTGCGGCCTGTTAAACAGTGGAATAAAGGTAAGCAGGAAGAATTTGATTCGCGGCAGGTTTTCCAATTTAAATAA
- a CDS encoding 30S ribosomal protein S1 has protein sequence MNLTKENEIDAHSATKTQSSQTKEDGMDFKALFEQSLNQLQYGDIARGKVVQVKDDRVMVDVGWKTEGYIPATELKDAQGNMNISVGDEIDVFIDKRDSEGSLVLSKDKASKLKIWEDIKNACENNILIEGVVVEKVKGGLSVDIGITAFLPGSQIDVRPVKDLDKFVGQTMDFNVLKYDRKRNNVVLSRRSIVALEREAEKKDILKSIQEGNVVEGVIKNITDYGVFIDLGGIDGLLHVTDISWGRIAKPSENFRKGEKIQTKVLSFDAEKERVSLGLKQLMDNPWEKITERYPVGSVVEGKVVNLTDYGVFVELESGVEGLVHISEMYWTREIKHPSKVLSIGETIKVMVLEVNPETKRVSLSLKQTTPNPWEKLKEKYPVGTIVKGVVRNITNFGVFVGIEEKIDGLIHVSDISWKHRVTHPSEFFKKGQEVEAVVLNVDVENEKFSLGIKQIEKNPWDDLSQRYALGSTVTGKITNFTDFGIFMEIEEGIEGLVHISEISQKRVKTSSELYSIGDTVSAVVKSIDPKSKKIRLSIKELEAPAPAPTSNQYINNTENIGSNLSQALADLKINNSQKGE, from the coding sequence ATGAACTTAACAAAAGAAAATGAGATAGACGCGCATTCTGCAACAAAAACTCAATCATCTCAAACCAAAGAAGACGGTATGGACTTTAAAGCCCTTTTTGAGCAGAGCCTTAATCAACTCCAGTATGGCGATATTGCCAGAGGTAAAGTTGTTCAGGTCAAAGATGATAGGGTGATGGTTGATGTTGGTTGGAAAACTGAAGGTTACATTCCCGCCACAGAGCTGAAAGACGCACAAGGTAATATGAATATTTCAGTTGGCGATGAAATAGATGTATTTATTGATAAGAGAGATTCTGAAGGCAGTTTAGTTTTATCAAAAGACAAGGCATCCAAATTAAAAATATGGGAAGATATTAAAAATGCCTGTGAAAATAATATTCTGATAGAAGGTGTTGTTGTTGAAAAAGTTAAAGGTGGTCTTTCGGTTGATATTGGGATTACCGCTTTCCTTCCCGGTTCTCAGATAGATGTCCGTCCAGTTAAAGATTTAGATAAATTTGTCGGACAAACCATGGATTTTAACGTTTTAAAATATGACCGAAAACGCAATAATGTAGTTTTGTCTCGCCGTTCGATAGTGGCTTTGGAAAGAGAAGCGGAAAAGAAAGATATTTTAAAATCCATTCAGGAAGGCAACGTTGTAGAAGGTGTGATAAAAAATATCACCGATTACGGTGTTTTTATTGATTTGGGCGGCATTGACGGATTGCTTCATGTTACAGATATTTCCTGGGGCAGAATTGCCAAGCCTTCGGAAAATTTCCGTAAAGGTGAAAAGATTCAAACAAAAGTTCTTTCCTTTGATGCTGAGAAAGAGAGGGTTTCTTTAGGTCTCAAACAGTTGATGGATAATCCATGGGAGAAAATCACAGAGAGATATCCGGTAGGTTCAGTTGTCGAAGGCAAAGTTGTAAATTTAACGGACTACGGAGTTTTTGTGGAATTGGAATCGGGCGTTGAAGGACTGGTACATATATCAGAAATGTACTGGACCAGGGAGATTAAACATCCGTCGAAAGTATTGAGTATAGGAGAAACTATAAAGGTTATGGTTCTAGAGGTAAATCCGGAAACCAAACGAGTTTCTCTAAGTTTAAAACAAACAACTCCGAATCCATGGGAGAAACTTAAAGAAAAGTATCCGGTCGGAACAATTGTTAAGGGTGTTGTCAGAAATATTACTAATTTTGGAGTTTTTGTAGGGATTGAAGAAAAGATCGACGGATTAATTCATGTATCTGATATTTCATGGAAACACAGGGTAACTCATCCTTCTGAATTTTTTAAGAAAGGCCAGGAAGTTGAGGCAGTAGTATTGAATGTGGATGTAGAAAATGAAAAATTTTCTCTGGGTATAAAACAGATTGAAAAAAATCCCTGGGATGATTTATCCCAAAGATATGCACTTGGCAGCACTGTAACTGGTAAAATAACAAACTTTACAGATTTCGGAATTTTTATGGAAATTGAAGAAGGGATTGAAGGACTTGTCCATATTTCTGAAATAAGTCAAAAGCGAGTAAAGACTTCTTCGGAACTTTATTCTATCGGCGACACTGTATCTGCAGTAGTCAAGAGTATTGATCCTAAATCTAAAAAAATCAGATTAAGTATAAAAGAACTGGAAGCTCCGGCACCAGCCCCGACATCCAATCAATATATTAACAATACAGAAAATATAGGATCTAATCTTAGTCAGGCGTTAGCAGATTTAAAAATTAACAATTCGCAAAAAGGTGAATAA